A region of Flocculibacter collagenilyticus DNA encodes the following proteins:
- the rtcA gene encoding RNA 3'-terminal phosphate cyclase — protein MSYLVIDGAQGEGGGQVLRTALTLSMLTKQPIELINIRANRNKPGLLRQHLTCVLAAQQICDASVAGVELGASRIRFAPNKVKAGDYHFSIGTAGSTVLVCQTILPVLGLAQTASNITFEGGTHNGMSPSLCFLKQSYLPILQSMGIHCEINTERLGFYPAGGGKWQLNIKPTESLTPINLLNAGSEAASNIQNCKLNAFVSLLPKSIGQREIATAKQLLEWKDAAATVSKVTTAGTGNSFQLHINSNTHTHVFETIGEHGVSAENVAKRCANRVKKFISANAAVEEYLADQLLLPFALAGHGSFTTTKPSLHTTTNINVIQCFLNLEITTQQESDQLWQIDIRTSRPFNTEPCSI, from the coding sequence ATGTCTTATTTAGTTATTGACGGTGCACAAGGAGAAGGTGGTGGACAGGTGTTACGCACAGCGCTAACTCTATCTATGCTAACCAAACAGCCAATAGAACTAATAAATATTCGAGCGAATAGAAATAAGCCCGGTTTATTACGCCAGCATTTAACTTGCGTACTGGCAGCACAACAAATATGTGATGCCAGTGTAGCTGGTGTTGAACTTGGTGCAAGCCGTATTCGTTTTGCACCCAACAAAGTAAAAGCTGGAGATTACCACTTTTCAATTGGCACAGCGGGTAGCACAGTATTAGTATGCCAAACAATTTTACCCGTATTAGGGTTAGCACAAACCGCGTCAAACATAACATTTGAAGGTGGCACTCATAATGGTATGTCGCCCTCTCTTTGCTTTCTAAAGCAGTCATACTTGCCTATTTTGCAAAGTATGGGGATACACTGTGAGATTAATACCGAACGGCTTGGCTTTTATCCGGCTGGTGGCGGCAAGTGGCAACTTAACATTAAGCCAACAGAAAGCCTAACGCCTATAAATTTGTTAAATGCAGGTAGTGAAGCAGCCTCAAATATTCAGAACTGTAAACTAAATGCATTTGTCAGCCTACTTCCCAAAAGCATTGGTCAGCGCGAGATCGCAACTGCTAAACAACTTCTTGAATGGAAGGATGCAGCTGCAACCGTTTCAAAAGTAACAACCGCAGGAACAGGCAATAGCTTTCAATTGCATATTAACAGCAATACACATACTCACGTGTTTGAAACAATTGGCGAGCATGGCGTATCGGCTGAAAACGTAGCGAAACGCTGCGCTAATCGAGTTAAAAAGTTCATCAGTGCGAATGCTGCTGTTGAAGAGTACTTAGCAGATCAACTGTTATTGCCATTTGCATTGGCTGGGCATGGTAGCTTCACCACCACCAAACCAAGTTTGCATACAACCACTAATATTAACGTAATTCAGTGCTTTCTAAACCTAGAAATCACTACTCAACAAGAGTCTGATCAACTTTGGCAAATAGATATTAGGACGAGTAGGCCATTCAATACCGAACCTTGTTCAATCTAA
- a CDS encoding nucleotidyltransferase domain-containing protein, which translates to MSNTFNKEVIAPEVKKEILHRINAAEQEHNVKVIYAIESGSRAWGFASANSDYDVRFIYAHPKDWYLAVDLEDKRDVIEYPIVDEIDINGWDVRKALKLFKKSNPAFIEWLQSPIVYVDDNHFATKARDLLPTIASSHRGIYHYLHMAKGNFREYLKKDRVPLKKYFYVLRPLLAIRWLEKYDEPAPIAFEVLRTLIADNLPLNDAISELLVRKRASQEKEYGVAVPIINQFIEDELTRLENYTAKATKKDSDFASLNQLFKSVLERGNC; encoded by the coding sequence ATGAGTAATACATTTAATAAGGAGGTTATCGCTCCTGAAGTAAAAAAAGAAATACTACACAGGATCAACGCTGCTGAACAAGAGCACAATGTTAAAGTGATTTACGCAATAGAATCTGGCAGTCGCGCTTGGGGCTTTGCGAGTGCAAACAGTGATTACGACGTACGTTTTATTTACGCACACCCAAAAGACTGGTATTTAGCCGTCGATCTTGAAGATAAGCGTGACGTTATCGAATACCCTATTGTTGATGAAATCGACATAAACGGCTGGGACGTTAGAAAAGCACTTAAGCTGTTCAAAAAATCAAATCCTGCGTTCATCGAATGGTTACAGTCCCCCATCGTATATGTAGATGATAATCACTTTGCGACAAAAGCACGTGACCTATTGCCGACTATCGCTTCATCGCATAGGGGGATTTACCACTATTTGCACATGGCAAAAGGCAACTTTCGCGAATACCTTAAAAAAGACCGTGTGCCACTAAAAAAATACTTTTATGTACTAAGGCCGCTGTTAGCAATTCGATGGTTAGAAAAGTATGACGAACCAGCACCAATAGCGTTTGAAGTTTTGCGAACATTAATAGCAGATAATCTGCCACTTAATGATGCAATATCAGAGCTACTAGTGCGAAAGCGTGCAAGCCAAGAAAAAGAATACGGCGTAGCTGTGCCGATAATAAATCAATTTATTGAAGATGAATTAACTCGCCTTGAAAACTACACCGCCAAGGCAACAAAGAAAGATAGTGACTTTGCCTCGCTTAATCAGCTATTTAAGTCGGTTTTGGAAAGGGGTAATTGTTAG
- a CDS encoding molybdopterin-synthase adenylyltransferase MoeB, with the protein MTTAKAEKKALTDAQLMRYSRHIMMPSIDIDGQEALWNSNILIIGMGGLGCAAAQYLAASGVGKLTLVDDDEVEHSNLQRQVLHVEQSVGLSKTESAKLTLATINSEVSIHCINKRLNDTELEKAIKAHTLVLDCTDNLTSRNQINRLCHQTNVPLVSGAAIRMEGQVATFTMQHNHPCYHCLSHLFGEQTLTCSEAGILSPVVGLVGCIQATEAIKFITQIGDTLSGKILVIDAATMQFNQFAITKHPACNVCS; encoded by the coding sequence ATGACAACAGCAAAAGCAGAAAAAAAAGCACTAACCGATGCCCAATTAATGCGCTATAGCCGCCACATTATGATGCCAAGTATCGATATTGATGGCCAAGAGGCGTTATGGAATAGCAATATATTAATTATTGGTATGGGTGGCCTAGGCTGTGCAGCTGCACAATATCTTGCCGCTTCAGGTGTCGGCAAACTAACGTTAGTTGATGACGATGAAGTTGAGCATAGCAATTTACAACGACAAGTTTTACACGTTGAGCAGAGTGTCGGCTTAAGTAAAACCGAGTCGGCAAAATTAACGCTGGCTACAATTAACAGCGAGGTTTCTATTCACTGCATCAACAAACGCTTAAACGATACAGAGCTTGAAAAAGCCATTAAAGCACACACACTGGTGTTAGACTGCACCGATAATCTCACCTCTCGTAACCAAATCAACCGCCTTTGCCATCAAACAAACGTGCCGTTAGTTTCAGGTGCCGCCATTCGTATGGAAGGGCAAGTAGCCACCTTTACCATGCAACATAATCACCCCTGCTACCACTGCTTAAGCCATCTGTTTGGCGAACAAACGCTTACTTGTTCAGAAGCTGGCATACTGTCTCCGGTTGTTGGCTTGGTTGGCTGCATACAAGCGACTGAAGCGATTAAGTTCATTACACAGATCGGCGATACACTCAGCGGTAAAATACTTGTGATCGATGCCGCAACAATGCAATTTAATCAATTTGCCATTACAAAGCATCCTGCTTGCAATGTTTGCAGCTAA
- a CDS encoding RtcB family protein produces the protein MCKNYNVIENEGRATIKAWTKGVPFEEEAQQQLKNIAQMPLVHSHIAVMPDVHLGKGATIGSVIPSVDAVIPAAVGVDIGCGMVATKTTLTASQLPDNLSAIRHAFEAAVPHGRTGGKRGRRDRGAWHNIPDVVATEWKKLEARFDAICHKHPAISKSNHVNHLGTMGTGNHFLELCLDENNTVWIMLHSGSRGVGNRIGNYFIELAKKEMQQHQVNLPDMDLAYLEEGSKYFNDYVEAVEWAQDFAAKNREIMMFNAIAALKKQLPVDFSTAELAVNCHHNYISRERHFGKYCFVTRKGAVRAEKGEMGIIPGSMGARSFIVRGLGNPESFNSCSHGAGRVMSRTKAKKIYSVQDQIDATQGVECRKDASVIDEIPHAYKDIEKVMEAQKDLVEVVYTLKQIVCVKG, from the coding sequence ATGTGTAAAAATTATAACGTTATAGAAAATGAAGGACGAGCAACCATTAAAGCGTGGACCAAAGGCGTGCCTTTTGAAGAAGAAGCGCAACAACAGCTAAAAAACATTGCTCAAATGCCATTGGTTCATTCGCATATTGCCGTCATGCCCGACGTACATTTAGGAAAAGGCGCAACCATTGGCAGCGTGATCCCGTCGGTTGACGCGGTAATCCCTGCGGCTGTTGGAGTAGACATTGGCTGCGGCATGGTAGCCACAAAAACAACATTAACTGCTAGCCAATTACCAGATAACCTTTCTGCAATAAGGCACGCGTTCGAAGCGGCTGTGCCGCATGGTAGAACGGGTGGTAAACGAGGGCGAAGAGATAGAGGTGCTTGGCATAACATTCCTGATGTAGTAGCCACAGAGTGGAAAAAGCTTGAAGCGCGATTTGATGCAATTTGCCATAAGCACCCAGCGATTAGTAAAAGTAATCACGTAAATCACTTGGGAACAATGGGAACAGGCAATCACTTTTTAGAGCTGTGTTTAGACGAAAATAATACGGTTTGGATAATGTTGCACTCTGGCAGCCGAGGCGTAGGGAATAGAATTGGCAATTACTTTATTGAATTAGCTAAAAAAGAAATGCAGCAACATCAAGTTAATTTACCCGATATGGATTTGGCTTACCTAGAAGAAGGAAGCAAATACTTTAATGACTACGTTGAAGCCGTTGAATGGGCACAAGACTTTGCGGCAAAAAATCGCGAGATAATGATGTTCAATGCTATCGCAGCCCTAAAAAAGCAGTTACCCGTTGACTTTTCAACTGCTGAGTTAGCCGTTAATTGTCATCATAACTACATCTCAAGAGAGCGACATTTTGGTAAATACTGCTTTGTAACCCGTAAAGGGGCGGTTCGCGCTGAAAAAGGCGAAATGGGGATCATTCCTGGCAGCATGGGCGCACGTTCGTTCATTGTAAGAGGGCTTGGTAACCCTGAAAGCTTTAACAGCTGTAGCCATGGTGCAGGGCGTGTCATGTCTCGAACAAAGGCGAAAAAGATTTACAGCGTGCAAGATCAAATTGATGCAACACAAGGGGTTGAGTGCCGTAAAGATGCATCTGTCATTGATGAAATTCCACACGCATATAAAGACATTGAAAAAGTCATGGAAGCGCAAAAAGATCTTGTTGAAGTGGTTTATACCCTAAAACAAATAGTGTGTGTAAAAGGTTAA
- the rtcR gene encoding RNA repair transcriptional activator RtcR — MKKKTVAVSLIGTQLDYVGKRVDRWARWRPNVSLCSQEDLIIDQLHMLHDNHSNRLANNVAVDIESVSPETNVVLHLVNFNDPWDFEEVYAKLFDWCQQQTFDTDKYDYLFHITTGTHVVQICSYLLTESRHFPGRLIQTSPDKDSKNKSIGRIQIIDLDLSKYDQLATRFDREHLEGKAFLKGGIKTKNVAFNRLITQIEKVAIRSHDPMLLTGPTGAGKSQLATRIFQLKKKRAMLKGDLVSVNCATLKGENAMAALFGHTKGAFTGAQSAREGFLLTANNGVLFLDEIGELGLEEQAMLLHAIENKTFHPVGSDTPVKSNFQLIAGTNRNLKQEVKKGAFREDLLARINLWAYDLPALKDRKEDIPANIDYELDRYAQITGQRVQFNKEAKLAFVDFATSNKALWTSNFRDLSSAITRLCTLADSSRITAVDVTDEIERLNVAWFDTEQPSTATSLANYLSPEAIAQLDHFDANQLSFVLGVCEHHNSMASAGRELFNVSRTMKSQPNDSSRLQKYLGKFGLKWRDLSS, encoded by the coding sequence TTGAAAAAGAAAACGGTTGCTGTCAGTTTAATTGGAACACAATTAGATTATGTTGGGAAAAGAGTGGATAGATGGGCGAGGTGGCGGCCCAATGTCAGTTTATGTAGTCAGGAAGATTTAATTATCGATCAACTTCACATGCTGCATGACAATCACAGCAACCGCCTTGCGAACAATGTTGCCGTAGATATTGAATCGGTATCTCCTGAAACTAACGTAGTACTTCATTTGGTTAACTTTAATGATCCATGGGATTTTGAGGAAGTATACGCCAAGCTATTTGATTGGTGTCAGCAGCAAACGTTTGATACAGATAAATATGATTATTTGTTTCATATCACCACAGGTACTCATGTTGTTCAAATATGTAGTTATCTACTCACTGAAAGCCGCCATTTTCCGGGGCGACTCATTCAAACGTCGCCCGACAAAGATAGTAAAAATAAGTCAATTGGCCGTATTCAAATTATTGATTTGGATTTGTCTAAATATGATCAGCTCGCCACCCGGTTTGATCGGGAGCATCTTGAAGGCAAAGCGTTTTTAAAAGGTGGGATTAAAACCAAGAATGTAGCGTTTAATCGTTTAATTACTCAAATAGAAAAAGTGGCTATTCGCTCTCATGATCCTATGTTACTAACAGGGCCTACAGGAGCTGGAAAAAGCCAACTTGCTACGCGTATTTTTCAACTTAAGAAAAAGCGTGCAATGCTTAAAGGCGATTTGGTGTCGGTAAACTGCGCCACGTTAAAGGGCGAAAATGCGATGGCGGCATTATTTGGTCACACTAAAGGTGCCTTTACTGGCGCTCAAAGTGCGCGAGAAGGCTTTTTACTCACCGCGAATAATGGCGTGTTATTTCTAGATGAAATTGGTGAGCTAGGTTTGGAAGAGCAAGCGATGCTTCTGCATGCTATTGAAAATAAAACATTTCATCCCGTTGGCAGTGATACACCAGTAAAGAGCAATTTTCAGTTAATTGCAGGTACGAATCGTAATTTAAAACAAGAAGTTAAGAAGGGCGCCTTTCGGGAAGACTTACTCGCCAGAATAAATTTATGGGCGTATGACTTACCAGCACTAAAAGACAGAAAAGAAGATATTCCTGCCAACATTGATTATGAGCTGGATCGTTATGCCCAAATCACAGGGCAGCGAGTGCAATTTAACAAAGAAGCAAAGCTAGCCTTTGTAGATTTTGCAACGTCTAATAAGGCGTTATGGACCAGTAATTTTCGTGATTTAAGTTCAGCCATTACGCGCCTTTGCACCCTGGCTGACTCTTCTAGAATTACAGCGGTTGATGTAACAGATGAAATTGAGCGGCTGAATGTAGCTTGGTTTGACACAGAGCAGCCATCAACAGCAACGAGCTTAGCTAACTACCTATCGCCAGAAGCGATTGCTCAGTTAGATCACTTTGACGCGAACCAGCTTAGTTTTGTACTCGGGGTATGTGAACACCATAACAGTATGGCATCGGCGGGCAGGGAGCTATTCAATGTGAGTAGAACGATGAAGTCGCAACCTAATGACTCAAGCAGACTACAGAAATACTTAGGTAAATTTGGGCTTAAATGGCGTGATTTATCTTCCTAA
- a CDS encoding slipin family protein, translating to MFKKLVFRKVITVAENQRVLVFKNEQLARVLIPGKHKIWDFKGELTFVSYDINNLYFSEKNAKRLYKNNPTLSEHIAHWKLANNEVGLLNVNDLLTGIVAPSEHLYLWKDAGDIRLERISIEEHIEVDSKTLSLINRAGANSATRLIKSERTIAVKPIANVNVEKDHVGLLYLNGQLFKKLAAGQHGFWQFNHTIELKSYDCRAQMLEVSGQEILSKDRVSLRINLSASIKVHNAELAASSVDNVNDYVYKALQLALREAVGTKTLDDILLDKLYVNETVKGLVTAQLSDMGITLLSVGVKDIILPGEMKAILNQVVEAQKAAEANVIKRREETSATRSLHNTAKVMENNPTLMRLKELEALEKVADKIDSLTVYGGLEGLMNGVVKIT from the coding sequence ATGTTTAAAAAATTAGTATTTAGAAAAGTAATCACAGTAGCAGAAAATCAAAGAGTTTTAGTATTTAAAAACGAACAATTGGCGCGTGTGCTAATTCCGGGTAAACACAAAATTTGGGACTTTAAAGGCGAACTGACGTTTGTTTCTTACGATATCAACAACCTGTATTTTTCAGAAAAAAATGCAAAGCGGCTATACAAGAATAATCCAACGCTGAGTGAGCATATTGCACACTGGAAGCTAGCAAATAACGAAGTAGGCTTATTGAATGTGAATGATTTACTAACAGGTATCGTAGCACCTAGCGAGCACTTGTATCTGTGGAAAGATGCTGGCGACATTCGACTCGAAAGAATATCCATAGAAGAACATATTGAAGTCGATAGTAAAACATTATCCTTAATAAATCGCGCAGGAGCCAACTCAGCAACACGCTTAATAAAAAGTGAACGCACAATAGCAGTGAAGCCAATCGCGAATGTAAATGTTGAAAAAGATCATGTGGGTTTGCTGTATCTAAATGGTCAATTATTCAAAAAGTTAGCCGCTGGGCAGCATGGCTTTTGGCAGTTTAATCACACAATTGAGCTAAAGTCTTATGATTGCAGAGCACAAATGTTAGAGGTCTCAGGACAAGAGATTTTAAGTAAAGACCGAGTAAGCCTTCGCATCAACCTAAGTGCCAGTATCAAAGTGCACAATGCGGAACTAGCGGCCAGTAGCGTGGATAACGTGAACGATTACGTTTACAAAGCATTGCAATTAGCGTTGCGCGAAGCGGTTGGTACCAAAACATTAGACGATATTTTACTAGATAAGCTATATGTCAATGAGACCGTAAAAGGCCTAGTAACCGCACAGCTGTCTGACATGGGGATCACACTGTTAAGTGTGGGTGTAAAAGATATTATCTTGCCAGGAGAGATGAAAGCCATACTTAACCAAGTAGTAGAGGCACAAAAAGCAGCGGAAGCGAATGTTATCAAAAGAAGAGAAGAAACATCTGCAACTAGAAGCTTGCACAATACCGCAAAAGTCATGGAAAACAATCCTACACTAATGCGGCTTAAAGAGCTTGAAGCCCTAGAAAAAGTGGCAGATAAAATTGACAGTTTAACCGTTTACGGTGGTTTGGAAGGCTTAATGAATGGCGTAGTGAAAATAACTTAG
- the moaB gene encoding molybdenum cofactor biosynthesis protein B → MAHTHTQSFTSLHVAVLTVSDTRDEATDTSGAFLVKAVEQAGHVLAEKLIIKDDLYQMRAVVSNWIASKNIHAVLITGGTGFTQRDITPEAITPLLDRKVDGFGELFRHISYTEIGASTVQSRALAGLANGTIIFCMPGSTGACKTAWSIIESQIDSSHRPCNFVPHLKIDTSNEA, encoded by the coding sequence ATGGCGCACACCCACACGCAATCGTTTACCTCGTTACACGTAGCGGTTTTAACAGTGTCAGACACGCGGGATGAAGCAACTGACACATCGGGGGCATTTTTAGTGAAAGCGGTTGAGCAGGCAGGCCACGTCTTGGCTGAAAAGCTGATTATAAAAGATGATCTTTATCAAATGCGCGCGGTGGTATCTAATTGGATTGCCTCTAAAAATATACATGCTGTTTTGATCACAGGCGGAACGGGGTTTACTCAGCGCGATATTACGCCTGAAGCCATCACTCCGTTGTTAGATAGAAAAGTAGACGGCTTTGGCGAATTATTTAGGCATATTTCTTACACTGAAATTGGTGCGTCTACCGTTCAGTCAAGAGCGCTTGCAGGATTAGCCAATGGCACGATTATTTTTTGTATGCCTGGTTCTACAGGTGCCTGTAAAACGGCATGGTCCATTATTGAATCGCAAATTGACTCGTCTCATCGTCCTTGTAACTTTGTTCCCCACTTAAAAATAGACACCAGTAACGAGGCATAA